A genome region from Triticum aestivum cultivar Chinese Spring chromosome 2B, IWGSC CS RefSeq v2.1, whole genome shotgun sequence includes the following:
- the LOC123043219 gene encoding nuclear pore complex protein Nup153 isoform X1: protein MAGAGSSSGGSGGGGGREGDWDCGGCGNRNYAFRSLCNRCKQPRLLVDPNTPRDSKWLPRAGDWICNGCSNNNYASRKNCKKCNLPKEEAAMPQLSMGGMMPAYADYMARVQEIANAGYKMNFGNPAMQQQLLANANWPYGMAGRYGMQSSAWPFAGNSTNQFQGVPKDWRSGDWLCSCGFHNYSSRAQCKECNAPVPSGMASTTMKSTGADSSSTLGNKRLASEELANDWDNKRLNPGHANYPLSAAGSDNLFMGQGAGNNNGQTTYSAYDNGNSMASGQIPGMSGVVGKGAKWREGDWLCTNCSNHNYASRAFCNRCKTAKESSVHPGAL from the exons ATGGCCGGCGCGGGATCCTCGTCgggcgggtcgggcggcggcgggggccgggaGGGCGACTGGGACTGCGGCGGCTGCGGCAACCGCAACTACGCCTTCCGCTCCCTGTGCAACCGCTGCAAGCAGCCGCGCCTCCTCGTCGACCCCAACACCCCGCGCGACTCCAAGTGGCTCCCCCGCGCCGGCGACTGGATCTGCAACG GTTGCAGTAACAATAATTATGCATCCAGAAAGAACTGCAAGAAGTGCAACCTGCCCAAGGAGGAAGCAGCGATGCCGCAGTTATCAATGGGAGGAATGATGCCAGCCTATGCAGATTATATGGCCAGGGTACAGGAGATTGCCAATGCTGGGTATAAGATGAACTTTGGCAATCCAGCTATGCAGCAGCAGCTACTTGCAAATGCAAACTGGCCCTATGGGATGGCTGGTAGATATGGTATGCAGTCGTCTGCTTGGCCATTCGCCGGCAACAGCACAAATCAGTTTCAAGGTGTTCCAAAGGACTGGCGTAGTGGTGACTGGCTCTGCAGCTGTGGATTCCATAACTACTCATCTCGTGCTCAG TGCAAAGAGTGTAATGCACCTGTCCCATCAGGCATGGCCTCTACAACCATGAAATCCACAGGAGCAGATAGTTCTTCAA CATTAGGTAATAAGCGCTTGGCATCAGAGGAGCTTGCCAATGACTGGGATAATAAAAGGCTAAATCCTGGACATGCTAATTATCCACTTTCA GCAGCAGGCTCAGATAATTTATTTATGGGTCAAGGTGCTGGAAACAATAATGGCCAGACAACTTATTCTGCATATGACAATGGAAACTCAATGGCATCTGGACAAATTCCAGGGATGTCTGGTGTAGTTGGCAAAGG AGCTAAATGGCGTGAAGGAGACTGGTTGTGCACCAACTGCAGCAATCATAATTACGCATCTCGTGCATTTTGTAACAG
- the LOC123043219 gene encoding uncharacterized protein isoform X2, translating to MPQLSMGGMMPAYADYMARVQEIANAGYKMNFGNPAMQQQLLANANWPYGMAGRYGMQSSAWPFAGNSTNQFQGVPKDWRSGDWLCSCGFHNYSSRAQCKECNAPVPSGMASTTMKSTGADSSSTLGNKRLASEELANDWDNKRLNPGHANYPLSAAGSDNLFMGQGAGNNNGQTTYSAYDNGNSMASGQIPGMSGVVGKGAKWREGDWLCTNCSNHNYASRAFCNRCKTAKESSVHPGAL from the exons ATGCCGCAGTTATCAATGGGAGGAATGATGCCAGCCTATGCAGATTATATGGCCAGGGTACAGGAGATTGCCAATGCTGGGTATAAGATGAACTTTGGCAATCCAGCTATGCAGCAGCAGCTACTTGCAAATGCAAACTGGCCCTATGGGATGGCTGGTAGATATGGTATGCAGTCGTCTGCTTGGCCATTCGCCGGCAACAGCACAAATCAGTTTCAAGGTGTTCCAAAGGACTGGCGTAGTGGTGACTGGCTCTGCAGCTGTGGATTCCATAACTACTCATCTCGTGCTCAG TGCAAAGAGTGTAATGCACCTGTCCCATCAGGCATGGCCTCTACAACCATGAAATCCACAGGAGCAGATAGTTCTTCAA CATTAGGTAATAAGCGCTTGGCATCAGAGGAGCTTGCCAATGACTGGGATAATAAAAGGCTAAATCCTGGACATGCTAATTATCCACTTTCA GCAGCAGGCTCAGATAATTTATTTATGGGTCAAGGTGCTGGAAACAATAATGGCCAGACAACTTATTCTGCATATGACAATGGAAACTCAATGGCATCTGGACAAATTCCAGGGATGTCTGGTGTAGTTGGCAAAGG AGCTAAATGGCGTGAAGGAGACTGGTTGTGCACCAACTGCAGCAATCATAATTACGCATCTCGTGCATTTTGTAACAG
- the LOC123043218 gene encoding ATP sulfurylase 2, translating to MALHLLTPTHLHHPSSPLPRRRAAASATATLAHPLRAHPRLRLRLATAASSPRTGPRRAGMSAIRSSLIDPDGGALVDLVAPPGSRAALRAEAEALPRVRLAAVDVEWAHVLAEGWASPLRGFMREHEYLQCLHFNSLRLPSGGLANMSLPIVLAVDDAAKDRVGAAPDVALAGPDGELLAVLRSVEIYPHNKEERIARTWGTTAPGLPYVDEAITPAGNWLIGGDLEVLQPIKYNDGLDHYRLSPQQLRDEFDKRGADAVFAFQLRNPVHNGHALLMNDTRRRLLEMGFKNPILLLHPLGGFTKADDVPLPVRMEQHSKVLEDGVLDPETTIVSIFPSPMHYAGPTEVQWHAKARINAGANFYIVGRDPAGMGHPTEKRDLYNPDHGKKVLSMAPGLEKLNILPFKVAAYDTVAKKMAFFEPSRSQDFLFISGTKMRTFAKTGENPPDGFMCPGGWKVLVDYYNSLQTEGATTPATATV from the exons ATGGCCCTCcacctcctcactcccacccacctccaccacccctcctcccccctcccgcgccgccgcgccgccgcctcggccacAGCCACGCTCGCGCACCCACTCCGCGCCCacccccgcctccgcctccgcctcgccaCCGCCGCGTCCTCCCCGCGCACCGGGCCACGCCGCGCCGGCATGTCGGCCATCCGCAGCTCGCTCATCGACCCGGACGGCGGCGCGCTCGTCGACCTCGTGGCGCCGCCGGGGAGCCGCGCGGCGCTGCGGGCCGAGGCGGAGGCGCTCCCGCGGGTGCGGCTCGCGGCCGTGGACGTGGAGTGGGCGCACGTGCTCGCCGAGGGCTGGGCGTCCCCGCTGCGCGGCTTCATGCGGGAGCACGAGTACCTCCAGTGCCTCCACTTCAACTCCCTCCGCCTCCCCTCCGGCGGCCTCGCCAACATGTCGCTCCCCATCGTGCTCGCCGTCGACGACGCCGCCAAGGACCGCGTCGGGGCCGCCCCCGACGTCGCGCTCGCCGGGCCCGACGGCGAGCTCCTCGCCGTCCTCCGCAG TGTTGAAATATACCCTCACAATAAAGAAGAAAGGATTGCAAGAACATGGGGGACAACTGCGCCTGGCTTACCTTATGTCGATGAGGCGATAACACCAGCTGGGAACTGGCTGATTGGTGGTGATCTGGAGGTGTTGCAACCCATTAAGTATAACGATGGCCTCGACCATTACAGGCTTTCACCCCAGCAACTTAGGGACGAATTTGACAAGCGTGGGGCTGATGCTGTATTTGCGTTCCAGTTGAGAAATCCAGTCCACAATGGGCATGCACTGTTGATGAATGACACTAGAAGGCGTCTCTTGGAAATGGGTTTCAAGAACCCCATTCTACTGCTACACCCCTTGGGTGGTTTTACAAAAGCTGACGATGTCCCACTGCCTGTTCGAATGGAACAACACAGCAAG GTCTTAGAAGATGGAGTCCTTGACCCTGAGACCACTATCGTGTCTATATTTCCCTCTCCAATGCATTATGCTGGTCCAACAGAGGTGCAGTGGCATGCGAAGGCAAGAATTAATGCCGGTGCTAATTTCTACATAGTGGGTCGTGATCCAGCTGGCATGGGCCATCCAACAGAGAAGAGAGATCTGTACAACCCAGACCATGGGAAGAAAGTCCTAAGCATGGCCCCCGGTTTGGAGAAACTCAACATATTGCCCTTCAAG GTAGCAGCATACGATACGGTAGCGAAGAAGATGGCTTTCTTTGAACCTTCACGCAGTCAAGATTTTCTGTTCATCTCAGGAACCAAG ATGCGCACTTTCGCCAAAACCGGAGAGAACCCTCCTGATGGTTTCATGTGCCCTGGTGGGTGGAAGGTTCTTGTTGACTACTACAATAGCTTGCAAACGGAAGGAGCTACCACCCCCGCCACCGCTACTGTATGA